Genomic window (Mycobacteriales bacterium):
GGGTCCGCGTGGTGCAGGTTGTGCCAGTTCTCGCCCATCGAGATGAAGGCCAGCGGCCAGTAGTTGGTCGCCCGGTCCGGCGTCTGGAAGGGCCGGTTGCCGACGGCGTGGCAGATCGAGTTGATGGCCCAGGTCGCGTGGTGAAGCACGCCGACCCGGATGATGCTGCCCCAGAAGAAGGCCGTCAGCGCGCCCTCCCAGGAGCCCGCCCACAGCCCACCGACGAGCGGCGGCAGCAGCAGGCTGATCGCCACCCACAGCGGGAAGAGCCGGTTGACGCGCGCGATGTCGTCGTCCTTGAGCAGGTCGGGGATGAAGCGCTTCTGGTCGGTCTGCTCGACGTCGAACAACCACCCGATGTGGGCGTGCCACAGGCCCTTGAGCAGCGCCGGGATGCTCTCGCCGTAGCGCCACGGCGAGTGCGGGTCGCCCTCGCGGTCGCTGTAGGCGTGGTGGCGGCGGTGGTCGGCGACCCAGCGGTTGACCGGGCCCTCGATCGCCATCGAGCCGGCGATCGCCAGGCCGATGCGGGTGCGCCGTCCGGCCTTGAAGGACCCATGGGTGAAGTAGCGGTGGTAGCCGACGGTGATGCCGTGGCCGGTGATCGCGTACATCACCGCGCTGATGACGACGTCGCGGTAGGACAGGCCGTTGCCCCACAGCACGAAGCCGGCCGCGACCACCGCGAGCAGCGGCACCGCGATGAAGACACCGAGCGCGATCTGCTCCGCGCGGGCGCGCGCCTTCGTCTTCGGGATGGCCTGCAGCGGCCGCGCGACGTCCTCGTCGTAGGTGATCGTGCTGATCGGGGCGCCATCAGGCGCGGTCAGCGGGCCGGTCTCGACTGTCTGCGTCACGGGCTCGTTCCGGGTCTCGGTGTGCGGGTCAGGGGTTGGGCTACGACTCCGTAACCTACGGCACCGTAGGTTGTGCCCCGTTGCCTGTGGGTGAACACCTCGGGTTTGTCGGTGTCCTGCGTCAGCGTGCTCGGCCATGAGGCGCAAGGACGAGGAGCAGGCCCTGGCCGCCCAGCTGCGGGCCGAGGGCAGGACGTACGACGAGATCGCCGCGGAGCTGGGCGTCTCCAAGGGGTCGCTGTCGCTGTGGCTGCGCGACCACCCCCACCCCGACCCGGTCCGCGACCGCCCACCGGGTGCGCTCGGAGCCGAGCGGCCCGACTGGGCCGGCGACGTGCCCACGAGGACCGCGGACCGGCGGGAGCTCGCCCGCGAGCTGCGCCTCGACGGCTGGCTGCTGCGCGAGATCGCCGAGCTGCTCGGGATCTCCGTGCGCCCTGTGCACCGCTACGTCGCCGACCTGCCGGTCCCTGCGCGAGCCAGGCACGGCGGCACCGACGAGCACATGGCGATGATGCGTCGGGCCCGGTGGGACAGGTTGCTCGCCGAGCGCGACGTCGAGCGACAGGCCGAGAAGGCCGCTGCGGCTGCCGGTGTCGGGCCGCTGTCGCGCCGCGAGCTCCATCTCGCGGCTGTCACGGCCTACTGGGCAGAAGGTTGCAAGGACAAGCCGTGGCGAAGGCACGAACGAGTCATCTTCATCAACAGCGACGAAGGGATGATCCGGCTCTGGCTCGCGTTCCTCGACGACCTCGAGTGGCCGCAGGAGCAGCGTCGCTACCGGGTCGCTATCCACACGTCGGCTGATGTCACGGCTGCGACGGCGTGGTGGGCGTCGGTCGTCGGCGTGCCGGAGGACCGGTTCAGCCGGCCCACGCTCAAGCGTCACAACCCCAAGACCGTTCGGCACAACACAGGGGTCGACTACCGCGGCTGCCTGGTCGTCAGCGCGTTGCAGGCTCGAGTGCTCTACCAGCGCATCGCGGGCACCTGGACAGGGATCGTGGCCGCGGTGGCACCATGACCATAAGGTCCCCTCGGGGTCGTCCGCTGTGGTGTAACGGCAGCACTGCTGATTTTGGGTCAGTCAGGTCCGGGTTCGAATCCTGGCGGCGGAGCACGAAGATCCCGGTTCACATGCCTCGACGTGGCCCGTCGGAGGCCGAGGGGCTGGCCGGTAGGATCGGGGTCGCGCCGGGCATCCCGGTGCTTCCCCGCACCGCCCCGCTAGGAGCCCGCCGCTGTGACCGACGCGCGCGCCGCCGTCGCGGCCGTCGTCGTGCTGGCCGCCGGTGAGGGCACCCGGATGCGCAGCGCGACGCCGAAGGTGCTCCACGAGCTCGGCGGCCGCAGCATGCTCGGCCATGTCGTCGCCGCGGCCCAGGCGCTCGCACCGCAGCACCTGGTCGTCGTCGTCGGCCACGCCCGCGAGCAGGTCAGCGAGGTCCTCGCTGCTCTGGACCCCGAGGCCCGCCCGGTCGTGCAGGAGCAGCAGAACGGCACCGGCCACGCGGTGCGGGTCGCGCTCGAGGCGCTGCCCGAGCTGTCCGGCACCGTCGTCGTGGTCCCCGGCGACGCCCCCCTGCTGACCGCCGCCACGCTCGGCGCCCTGGTCGACCAGCACGTCGGCGCGGGAGCGGCGACCACCCTGCTGACCGCCGTCCTCGACGACGCCACCGGCTACGGCCGGGTCGTACGCGACGCCGCAGGTGCCGTCACCGCGGTGGTCGAGCACAAGGACGCCGACGAGGCGACCCGCGCGGTCCGCGAGGTCGCGACCAGCGTCTACGCCTTCGACGCGGCCCACCTCGCGGCGGCGCTGTCGAGCCTCACGACCGACAACGCCCAGGGCGAGGAGTACCTGACGGACGTCGTCGGGATCCACCAGGCCAAGGGCCTCGGGGTCGAGGCCCACGTCGCGGCGCACGCCCCGGAGACGATGGGCGTCAACGACCGGGTGCAGCTCGCCGAGGCCGCGCGCCACCTGCGGGACCGCATCAACGAGCGCCACCTGCGCGCCGGGGTCGCCATCGTCGACCCGGCCACGACCTGGATCGACGCGACCGTCGAGCTCGAGCCCGATGCCACGGTCCTACCCGGCACCCAGCTGCACGGCGCGACCGTCGTGCGCGCCGGCGCCACCGTCGGGCCGGACACGACCCTGCGCAGCACGACCGTCGGCGAGGGCGCTTGCGTCGTACGCAGTCACTGCGACCGCGCTGAGATCGGGGCCGGCGCGAGCGTCGGGCCCTTCTCCTACCTGCGACCCGGTGCCGTCCTCGGCGAGGGCGCGAAGGTCGGGGCCTACGTCGAGGTGAAGGCCAGCACGATCGGCGCGGGCAGCAAGGTGCCCCACCTGTCCTACGTCGGCGACGCGACGATCGGCGAGCGCAGCAACATCGGCGCGGGGACGATCACGTTCAACTACGACGGCGTCAGCAAGCACCGCACGACCATCGGTGACGACGCCCGGGTGGGTGGCAACAACAGCCTCGTGGCGCCGATCGAGATCGGCGACGGGGCCTACACGGCCGCGGGCAGCACCCTCACCAAGGACGTGCCGCCCGGCGCGCTCGGGGTGGGGCGCGCGCAGCAGCGCAACGTCGAGGGCTGGACCACACGGACCGGCAGGACGCGCAACACCGACACGGGGGAGCCCACGCAGTGACCGGCCTCGAGATCGAGTCCCGCAAGAACCTCATGCTCTTCACGGGCCGGGCCTACCCCGAGCTCGCGGCGGAGGTCGGCGCCGAGATCGGCGTCGCCCCCGTGCCGACGAGCGCCTACGAGTTCGCCAACGGCGAGATCTTCGTGCGCTTCGAGGAGTCGGTGCGCGGCTGCGACGCCTTCGTGCTGCAGAGCCACACCTCGCCCATCAACACCTGGGTCATGGAGCAGCTGCTCATGGTCGACGCGCTCAAGCGCGCCTCAGCCAAGCGCATCACCGTCGTCATGCCCTTCTACCCCTATGCCCGTCAGGACAAGAAGCACCGCGGTCGCGAGCCGATCAGCGCCCGCTTGATCGCCGACCTGTTCAAGACCGCCGGGGCTGACCGCCTGATGGCCGTCGACCTGCACACCAGCCAGATCCAGGGCTTCTTCGACGGCCCGGTGGACCACCTGTTCGCCTTGCCGATCCTCGCCGACCACGTCCAGCGCAAGTGGGGCTCCGGCAACGACCTCGTCGTCGTCTCGCCCGACGCCGGCCGGGTGCGCGTCGCCGAGCGCTGGACCGACCGGCTGGGCTGCGGTCTCGCGATCATCCACAAGCGCCGCGACCCCAACGTCCCCAACGAGGTCAAGGTCGGCGAGGTCGTCGGTGACGTCGCCGGCAAGACCGCGATCCTCGTCGACGACATGATCGACACCGGCGGCACGATCACCAAGGCCGCCGACCTGCTCTTCGAGAACGGCGCAGCCGACGTCATCGTCACCGCCACCCACGGCGTGCTGTCCGGTCCGGCCGTGGACCGCCTGAAGAACAGCCGCATCTCCGAGGTCGTGCTCACCAACACGCTGCCGATCGAGGAGGACCGCCGCTTCGACAAGCTCACGCTCCTGTCGATCGCGCCGCTCATCGGTCGCGCGATCACCGAGGTCTTCGAGGACGGCTCGGTCACCTCGCTGTTCGACGGCGCCGCCTGACCGACCGGCCCCGGCGTAGCCCTCCCGACCGCGGGGAGGGCCCGCGCGGCGGACGGCTAGACTCTGCGGCTGCGCCTTCGCGCGCCCACTCACGCCAGCGCTGACGTCAGCACCCCGCACCACCATCGAGGAGTTCCACCGTGTCCGAGGTCCGCATCGCCGCCGAGCCCCGCACCGAGTTCGGCAAGGGCGCAGCGCGCCGCGTGCGCCGGGCCGACAAGGTCCCCGCCGTGCTCTACGGCCACGGTGACAAGCCGCGCCACTACTCCCTGCCGGGCCACGAGCTCATGCTCGCGCTCAAGCACGACCCCAACGCGCTCCTCGCGCTGCAGACCGCCGACGGCGAGCAGCTCGCGCTGCCGAAGGTCGTCGTCCGCGACCCCATCAAGGGCTCGCTCGAGCACGTCGACCTCGTCGCCGTCCGCAAGGGCGAGAAGGTCACCGTCGAGATCCCGGTGCACCTCGTCGGTGAGGCCGTCCGCGACGTCATCGTCGACCAGCAGCTGCAGACCCTGACGCTGTCGGCCGAGGCCACCCACCTCCCGACCCACATCGACGTCGACGTCGAGGGCAAGGACGCCGGCTTCACCATCACCGCCGGCGACGTCGCCCTGCCCCAGGGCGCCGAGCTCATCGGTGACGCCGACGCCGTCGTCGTGCAGGGCCTCGCCGCCCCGACCGCCGAGGCCCTCGAGGCCGACCTGGCCGCTTCCGACGCCGAGACCGGTGCGGGCGCGACCGACACCGGTGCCGAGGCGACCGACGGCGACGCTGCCGACGACGCTGCCGGCGACGCCGCCGAGGACTCGACC
Coding sequences:
- a CDS encoding acyl-CoA desaturase, which codes for MTQTVETGPLTAPDGAPISTITYDEDVARPLQAIPKTKARARAEQIALGVFIAVPLLAVVAAGFVLWGNGLSYRDVVISAVMYAITGHGITVGYHRYFTHGSFKAGRRTRIGLAIAGSMAIEGPVNRWVADHRRHHAYSDREGDPHSPWRYGESIPALLKGLWHAHIGWLFDVEQTDQKRFIPDLLKDDDIARVNRLFPLWVAISLLLPPLVGGLWAGSWEGALTAFFWGSIIRVGVLHHATWAINSICHAVGNRPFQTPDRATNYWPLAFISMGENWHNLHHADPTAARHGVDRFQWDSSAEMIRGMEKLGLVHDVRWPKPERLAARRAPRRAA
- the glmU gene encoding bifunctional UDP-N-acetylglucosamine diphosphorylase/glucosamine-1-phosphate N-acetyltransferase GlmU; protein product: MTDARAAVAAVVVLAAGEGTRMRSATPKVLHELGGRSMLGHVVAAAQALAPQHLVVVVGHAREQVSEVLAALDPEARPVVQEQQNGTGHAVRVALEALPELSGTVVVVPGDAPLLTAATLGALVDQHVGAGAATTLLTAVLDDATGYGRVVRDAAGAVTAVVEHKDADEATRAVREVATSVYAFDAAHLAAALSSLTTDNAQGEEYLTDVVGIHQAKGLGVEAHVAAHAPETMGVNDRVQLAEAARHLRDRINERHLRAGVAIVDPATTWIDATVELEPDATVLPGTQLHGATVVRAGATVGPDTTLRSTTVGEGACVVRSHCDRAEIGAGASVGPFSYLRPGAVLGEGAKVGAYVEVKASTIGAGSKVPHLSYVGDATIGERSNIGAGTITFNYDGVSKHRTTIGDDARVGGNNSLVAPIEIGDGAYTAAGSTLTKDVPPGALGVGRAQQRNVEGWTTRTGRTRNTDTGEPTQ
- a CDS encoding ribose-phosphate diphosphokinase, which codes for MTGLEIESRKNLMLFTGRAYPELAAEVGAEIGVAPVPTSAYEFANGEIFVRFEESVRGCDAFVLQSHTSPINTWVMEQLLMVDALKRASAKRITVVMPFYPYARQDKKHRGREPISARLIADLFKTAGADRLMAVDLHTSQIQGFFDGPVDHLFALPILADHVQRKWGSGNDLVVVSPDAGRVRVAERWTDRLGCGLAIIHKRRDPNVPNEVKVGEVVGDVAGKTAILVDDMIDTGGTITKAADLLFENGAADVIVTATHGVLSGPAVDRLKNSRISEVVLTNTLPIEEDRRFDKLTLLSIAPLIGRAITEVFEDGSVTSLFDGAA
- a CDS encoding 50S ribosomal protein L25/general stress protein Ctc, with the translated sequence MSEVRIAAEPRTEFGKGAARRVRRADKVPAVLYGHGDKPRHYSLPGHELMLALKHDPNALLALQTADGEQLALPKVVVRDPIKGSLEHVDLVAVRKGEKVTVEIPVHLVGEAVRDVIVDQQLQTLTLSAEATHLPTHIDVDVEGKDAGFTITAGDVALPQGAELIGDADAVVVQGLAAPTAEALEADLAASDAETGAGATDTGAEATDGDAADDAAGDAAEDSTEA